A single genomic interval of Saccharothrix saharensis harbors:
- a CDS encoding WhiB family transcriptional regulator: MNPEEYFEVIAADLDRFAAVPDEVLWEIVTLDGRCLWLVPADEVPEWDEEESTDQELAARLCVECPVRRACLELELRTAGADTVGVWGGLSEEERRALYPVWLARRGRMGGRSS, translated from the coding sequence GTGAACCCGGAGGAGTACTTCGAGGTGATCGCGGCGGATCTTGACCGGTTCGCGGCGGTGCCGGATGAGGTGTTGTGGGAGATCGTCACGTTGGACGGTCGGTGTCTGTGGTTGGTTCCGGCCGACGAGGTGCCTGAGTGGGACGAGGAGGAGTCGACCGATCAGGAGTTGGCTGCCCGGTTGTGCGTCGAGTGCCCGGTACGGCGTGCGTGCTTGGAACTGGAGTTGCGTACGGCCGGTGCTGACACCGTGGGTGTGTGGGGTGGGTTGTCCGAGGAGGAGCGGCGTGCCCTGTACCCGGTGTGGCTGGCGCGGCGTGGCCGGATGGGTGGGCGGTCGTCATGA
- a CDS encoding helix-turn-helix domain-containing protein, whose amino-acid sequence MPEAARLMRIDPSTLYRAIREDAFPAVRVRTRYVVPARAVEEMVRRAVDSGGVVDVAGMAAERRTAREVARLTGGASW is encoded by the coding sequence GTGCCGGAGGCTGCCCGCCTCATGCGCATCGACCCATCCACGCTGTACCGGGCGATCCGGGAAGACGCCTTCCCGGCTGTCCGGGTGCGGACCCGGTACGTCGTCCCGGCACGAGCGGTCGAGGAGATGGTCCGGCGGGCGGTCGACTCGGGCGGCGTGGTCGACGTGGCCGGTATGGCTGCCGAGCGGCGGACGGCCCGTGAGGTTGCTCGGCTGACCGGGGGTGCCTCGTGGTGA